The Saccharomyces cerevisiae S288C chromosome VII, complete sequence genome includes a region encoding these proteins:
- the CEG1 gene encoding mRNA guanylyltransferase (Guanylyltransferase involved in mRNA 5' capping; subunit of mRNA capping enzyme, which is a heterotetramer composed of two molecules of Ceg1p and a homodimer of Cet1p, the mRNA 5'-triphosphatase subunit; nuclear import of Ceg1p requires interaction with Cet1p; mammalian capping enzyme is a single bifunctional polypeptide; human homolog RNGTT can complement yeast ceg1 null mutant) produces MVLAMESRVAPEIPGLIQPGNVTQDLKMMVCKLLNSPKPTKTFPGSQPVSFQHSDVEEKLLAHDYYVCEKTDGLRVLMFIVINPVTGEQGCFMIDRENNYYLVNGFRFPRLPQKKKEELLETLQDGTLLDGELVIQTNPMTKLQELRYLMFDCLAINGRCLTQSPTSSRLAHLGKEFFKPYFDLRAAYPNRCTTFPFKISMKHMDFSYQLVKVAKSLDKLPHLSDGLIFTPVKAPYTAGGKDSLLLKWKPEQENTVDFKLILDIPMVEDPSLPKDDRNRWYYNYDVKPVFSLYVWQGGADVNSRLKHFDQPFDRKEFEILERTYRKFAELSVSDEEWQNLKNLEQPLNGRIVECAKNQETGAWEMLRFRDDKLNGNHTSVVQKVLESINDSVSLEDLEEIVGDIKRCWDERRANMAGGSGRPLPSQSQNATLSTSKPVHSQPPSNDKEPKYVDEDDWSD; encoded by the coding sequence ATGGTTTTAGCAATGGAAAGTAGAGTGGCACCGGAAATTCCTGGGCTCATTCAACCTGGGAATGTCACGCAAGACTTGAAGATGATGGTCTGTAAATTATTGAATTCCCCAAAACCTACGAAAACATTCCCTGGTTCCCAGCCTGTGTCCTTTCAGCATTCTGATGTGGAAGAGAAGCTGCTTGCGCATGATTACTACGTTTGTGAGAAAACAGATGGTCTGCGGGTGTTGATGTTTATAGTGATAAATCCTGTGACGGGTGAGCAAGGATGCTTTATGATTGATAGGGAAAATAACTATTATCTGGTTAATGGATTTAGGTTTCCCAGATTACcccaaaagaagaaagaagagcTGCTAGAGACTCTTCAAGATGGCACCTTATTAGATGGTGAACTTGTCATACAAACTAACCCAATGACAAAATTACAAGAGTTGCGTTATTTAATGTTCGATTGTCTTGCTATCAATGGTAGATGTCTCACACAATCACCAACAAGTTCTAGACTAGCCCACCttggaaaagaattttttaaaccATACTTCGATTTAAGAGCAGCGTACCCTAATCGTTGTACTACTTTTCCgttcaaaatttccatGAAACATATGGATTTCAGTTACCAATTAGTAAAAGTTGCTAAAAGTTTAGATAAACTACCACATCTTTCTGATGGTCTGATATTTACTCCTGTGAAGGCACCTTACACTGCCGGCGGAAAAGATTCATTGTTATTAAAATGGAAGCcagaacaagaaaacacCGTGGACTTCAAATTGATTTTAGATATCCCAATGGTGGAGGATCCTTCTTTGCCTAAAGATGATCGGAACAGGTGGTATTACAATTATGACGTTAAGCCAGTTTTCAGCTTATATGTCTGGCAAGGCGGAGCTGATGTCAATTCACGTTTAAAACATTTCGACCAGCCTTTCGATAGGaaggaatttgaaatattagAAAGAACATACAGAAAATTTGCAGAGTTGAGCGTTTCAGATGAGGAATGgcaaaatttgaagaaccTAGAACAGCCATTAAATGGTAGAATAGTAGAGTGCGCAAAAAACCAAGAGACTGGGGCGTGGGAAATGTTAAGATTCAGGGATGATAAGTTAAATGGTAATCATACATCGGTGGTCCAGAAAGTTTTGGAGAGTATCAACGATTCAGTTTCATTGGAGGACCTCGAGGAAATTGTTGGTGATATTAAAAGGTGCTGGGACGAGAGAAGAGCAAATATGGCTGGTGGTAGTGGGAGACCACTACCGTCTCAAAGTCAAAATGCGACATTATCTACCTCTAAGCCAGTCCATTCACAGCCCCCAAGTAATGATAAGGAGCCAAAATATGTAGACGAGGATGATTGGTCGGATTAG
- the RSM23 gene encoding mitochondrial 37S ribosomal protein mS29 RSM23 (Mitochondrial ribosomal protein of the small subunit; has similarity to mammalian apoptosis mediator proteins; null mutation prevents induction of apoptosis by overproduction of metacaspase Mca1p): MLRMSTSRFIGQRLFTTARSLQAAKPAPKGKTQGFSKKSSSVSSYSSAKRVTPGSLYKNWTNTTHTAQLQQTAVPLALPIFNFDDISKTLNKVVSYSNKQYKSLHHLGSFKKSQFNELFQKPVCLVREDATNSFLKKLVSHPVKKFIITGEPGVGKTVLLSQAHAYAVDSKQIIINISYPELFLNGRNDFSYDDDLKLFIQPMYLKKLIRKILKANDPALLKSIELSKDYKFSNANPKNASVKPFVTLNKTKNTVLDLLSVMTHPHNRGKLMKAIIDELSVQSKVPIMFTVDNFSKVLTTAYSAYRNTENKQIYSLDLQMGKLMMDIISGETKFANGESSTILAISGVDRTNKTLPVALGKIPVDPYVTRYHYEPKFVELLQKGNVTEFEVPKLNKQEVNELIDYYKQSNVLLDKDITGKKWENLIDEKYFLSGNGNPRELLKSLVLSHR; encoded by the coding sequence ATGCTACGTATGTCAACTTCAAGATTCATTGGGCAAAGGCTGTTCACTACGGCACGATCTCTCCAGGCTGCTAAACCGGCACCAAAAGGTAAAACTCAAggattttccaaaaaatcatCTTCAGTCTCATCTTACTCATCTGCAAAGAGAGTTACTCCTGGTTCATTGTATAAAAACTGGACAAACACCACGCACACCGCTCAATTACAACAGACCGCCGTTCCTTTGGCATTACCTATCTTCAACTTTGATGATATTTCCAAGACTTTGAATAAAGTAGTATCATATTCCAACAAACAGTACAAATCCCTTCACCATTTGGGTTCCTTCAAGAAGTCGCAGTTCaatgaactttttcaaaaaccgGTTTGTCTAGTTCGTGAAGATGCAACGAATAGctttttgaagaaactaGTATCTCATCctgttaaaaaatttataatcACTGGAGAGCCAGGGGTCGGGAAAACTGTACTACTCTCTCAAGCGCATGCATATGCAGTTGATTCCAAGCAAATCATTATTAACATATCATATCCTGAATTATTCCTGAACGGTAGGAATGACTTTTCttatgatgatgatttaaAGCTTTTCATCCAACCGatgtatttgaaaaagcttataaggaaaatattgaagGCAAATGACCCTGCATTGTTAAAATCTATTGAGCTATCCAAAGACTACAAGTTCTCGAATGCAAACCCAAAGAATGCCTCTGTAAAACCATTTGTCACATTAAACAAAACGAAAAATACAGTTTTAGATTTGTTATCCGTAATGACCCACCCGCATAATCGTGGAAAACTAATGAAAGCCATTATTGATGAGTTATCTGTCCAATCCAAGGTGCCAATCATGTTTACAGtggataatttttcaaaagtgtTAACTACTGCATATTCTGCGTACAGAAATACAGAGAATAAACAAATATATTCCCTGGATTTACAAATGGGTAAATTGATGATGGACATTATTTCAGGAGAGACGAAATTTGCTAATGGTGAGAGTTCTACTATATTAGCTATATCCGGCGTTGACAGGACAAACAAAACTTTACCCGTGGCATTGGGCAAGATCCCAGTAGACCCCTATGTTACTAGATATCACTATGAACCGAAGTTCGTAGAATTGCTCCAAAAAGGTAATGTCACCGAATTCGAGGTTCCTAAACTGAACAAACAGGAAGTTAACGAACTAATCGATTACTACAAACAATCAAATGTTTTATTAGACAAGGATATCACAGGAAAAAAGTGGGAGAACTTGATTGACGAAAAATATTTCCTAAGTGGTAACGGTAACCCAAGagaattattgaaaagtttaGTCCTTTCCCATAGGTGA
- the CWC23 gene encoding U2-type spliceosomal complex subunit CWC23 (Component of a complex containing Cef1p; putatively involved in pre-mRNA splicing; has similarity to E. coli DnaJ and other DnaJ-like proteins and to S. pombe Cwf23p), whose protein sequence is MPGHELEDVINQRLNLYDVLELPTPLDVHTIYDDLPQIKRKYRTLALKYHPDKHPDNPSIIHKFHLLSTATNILTNADVRPHYDRWLIEFLRKTNDIERNKLIQKLEESESSTIPTTTPHPDLLQIQRHGELLRKLKHFNLPYGDWKHLNTQDQENASQHPYYDCSTLRIVLDNFLQSNNKSNCLSHLRNQVFITLSANEIYDIYFSERNNYSKDDSIIIYTVFDTPITAQHVFRNWSSGNLIPTVKDISPLIPLHYYSDFNLETELNDDIARLVSNEPILLD, encoded by the coding sequence ATGCCAGGACACGAATTGGAAGACGTAATAAATCAACGTTTGAACCTATATGATGTATTAGAATTACCGACCCCCCTGGACGTCCATACCATCTACGATGATTTGCCCCAAATTAAACGCAAATACAGGACCCTTGCCCTGAAGTATCATCCTGACAAACACCCGGACAATCCATCAATTATACACAAATTCCACTTATTATCGACCGCAACTAATATCCTCACCAATGCAGACGTGAGACCCCATTACGACCGCTGGTTAATTGAGTTCCTACGGAAAACAAACGAcattgaaagaaataaactTATACAAAAGCTGGAAGAATCTGAATCGAGTACGATACCCACCACCACACCACATCCTGATTTATTGCAAATCCAACGCCACGGCGAGCTACTCAGGAAACTAAAACATTTCAACTTGCCCTATGGTGACTGGAAACATCTCAACACACAAGACCAAGAAAATGCTTCGCAACATCCGTATTACGATTGCTCTACTTTGAGAATTGTCCTTGACAACTTCCTGCAATCAAATAATAAATCAAACTGCTTATCTCATTTGCGCAATCAAGTATTCATCACGCTAAGTGCTAATGAAATCTACGACATCTACTTCTCTGAAAGAAACAACTACTCGAAGGATGATTCAATCATCATATATACTGTATTCGATACTCCCATCACAGCGCAGCACGTATTCCGAAACTGGTCAAGTGGGAACCTCATACCCACGGTCAAGGATATTTCGCCCTTGATCCCGCTACATTACTACTCTGATTTTAATTTGGAGACGGAACTGAATGACGATATTGCAAGACTGGTCTCTAATGAACCTATCCTACTCGACTAG
- the SOH1 gene encoding mediator complex subunit SOH1 (Subunit of the RNA polymerase II mediator complex; associates with core polymerase subunits to form the RNA polymerase II holoenzyme; involved in telomere maintenance; conserved with other metazoan MED31 subunits) encodes MSSTNGNAPATPSSDQNPLPTRFEVELEFIQSLANIQYVTYLLTQQQIWKSPNFKNYLKYLEYWCNPPYSQCIVYPNCLFILKLLNGFMESAIVNEDGLLEGLDELPKIIQLQGPQWMNEMVERWAN; translated from the coding sequence ATGTCAAGCACTAATGGAAACGCACCAGCGACACCTTCCTCGGATCAAAATCCTCTCCCCACGAGGTTCGAAGTGGAGCTCGAATTTATCCAGTCACTGGCAAACATCCAATACGTAACGTACTTACTCACTCAACAGCAGATCTGGAAGTCTCCTAACTTCAAAAACTACTTGAAATACCTGGAGTACTGGTGCAACCCCCCTTATTCGCAATGCATTGTGTATCCAAACTGTCTCTTCATTTTAAAGCTGTTGAACGGGTTCATGGAGTCGGCGATCGTTAATGAAGATGGCCTGCTGGAAGGGCTAGACGAGCTGCCCAAGATCATTCAATTACAAGGCCCGCAATGGATGAATGAAATGGTAGAAAGATGGGCCAACTGA
- the SCS3 gene encoding Scs3p (Protein required for normal ER membrane biosynthesis in response to ER stress; ortholog of the FIT family of proteins involved in triglyceride droplet biosynthesis; human homolog FIT2/FITM2, a fatty acyl-CoA diphosphatase, complements the yeast null mutant; disputed role in the synthesis of inositol phospholipids from inositol; required for inositol prototrophy) produces the protein MSSKWFNAIHLLVCPLTVLVGYLMNAYGYGAALQATLNKDGLVNAMLVKKGWFWTSLVGWWCIIRYRAVPGATGRDRRHIVQSFKRYAILTVWWYVFTQGIWFGVGPIMDLVFVYTGGHCHYDVFDDAGHVNEDFQGSVTRTNRALALIHNVLTLHGHHQEHRQQQLWDRSIGSIQGALQATQPKTPKNVTASAAAAINTFIHDQMHRWQGPLTTSAQCRRFGGHWAGGHDPSGHVFLATLMCMFLLGELRVFGRRALAHLYAQKWQLVRLVTRLFDTGPLWTWRRCGGGSMTCGARLWRAIVEPPVTCAAALLRLTRCIACDHPVIILLTLLVTWLWQLLLTAVASRFHTVREHMSGLLAAYIVTGLVYARDAAALRPV, from the coding sequence ATGTCTAGCAAATGGTTTAATGCTATACACCTACTGGTGTGCCCGTTGACGGTACTGGTAGGATATCTCATGAACGCGTATGGCTACGGTGCGGCGCTGCAAGCAACCCTGAATAAGGATGGTCTGGTAAATGCTATGTTGGTAAAGAAAGGGTGGTTTTGGACTTCCTTGGTCGGATGGTGGTGTATTATACGCTACCGTGCGGTGCCGGGGGCAACCGGCAGAGACCGAAGACACATTGTCCAGTCATTCAAAAGGTATGCCATACTGACAGTGTGGTGGTACGTATTCACGCAAGGTATATGGTTTGGCGTAGGCCCCATCATGGACTTGGTATTCGTATATACGGGTGGCCATTGTCACTATGACGTCTTCGATGATGCAGGTCACGTGAACGAAGACTTCCAGGGTTCTGTCACCCGGACTAATCGCGCGTTGGCGCTCATTCACAATGTCCTCACTTTGCACGGACACCACCAAGAACACCGTCAGCAACAACTCTGGGACCGCTCCATAGGGTCGATCCAGGGCGCCCTGCAGGCGACGCAACCGAAAACCCCAAAAAACGTAACGGCCAGCGCTGCCGCTGCCATCAATACTTTTATTCATGACCAGATGCACAGGTGGCAAGGTCCGTTAACCACCTCGGCACAGTGCAGACGTTTTGGAGGCCATTGGGCTGGAGGACACGATCCATCCGGGCACGTGTTCTTGGCCACCTTGATGTGCATGTTTCTTCTAGGTGAGCTACGTGTGTTTGGGCGTCGTGCACTGGCTCACTTGTACGCGCAGAAATGGCAGCTTGTACGATTGGTGACCCGCCTTTTCGACACTGGACCGCTATGGACGTGGCGGCGGTGTGGCGGCGGCTCAATGACCTGTGGCGCCCGTTTGTGGCGTGCGATAGTCGAGCCGCCTGTCACGTGCGCGGCCGCCCTGCTCCGTTTGACGCGATGCATAGCATGCGACCACCCAGTAATCATACTGCTGACGCTATTGGTCACGTGGTTATGGCAGCTGCTGTTGACTGCGGTGGCGTCCCGTTTCCACACCGTACGTGAGCACATGTCTGGATTGCTAGCTGCGTACATAGTGACAGGCCTTGTCTACGCTCGCGACGCAGCCGCGCTACGTCCAGTATGA
- the MET13 gene encoding methylenetetrahydrofolate reductase (NAD(P)H) MET13 (Major isozyme of methylenetetrahydrofolate reductase; catalyzes the reduction of 5,10-methylenetetrahydrofolate to 5-methyltetrahydrofolate in the methionine biosynthesis pathway), producing MKITEKLEQHRQTSGKPTYSFEYFVPKTTQGVQNLYDRMDRMYEASLPQFIDITWNAGGGRLSHLSTDLVATAQSVLGLETCMHLTCTNMPISMIDDALENAYHSGCQNILALRGDPPRDAENWTPVEGGFQYAKDLIKYIKSKYGDHFAIGVAGYPECHPELPNKDVKLDLEYLKQKIDAGGDFIITQMFYDVDNFINWCSQVRAAGMDVPIIPGIMPITTYAAFLRRAQWGQISIPQHFSSRLDPIKDDDELVRDIGTNLIVEMCQKLLDSGYVSHLHIYTMNLEKAPLMILERLNILPTESEFNAHPLAVLPWRKSLNPKRKNEEVRPIFWKRRPYSYVARTSQWAVDEFPNGRFGDSSSPAFGDLDLCGSDLIRQSANKCLELWSTPTSINDVAFLVINYLNGNLKCLPWSDIPINDEINPIKAHLIELNQHSIITINSQPQVNGIRSNDKIHGWGPKDGYVYQKQYLEFMLPKTKLPKLIDTLKNNEFLTYFAIDSQGDLLSNHPDNSKSNAVTWGIFPGREILQPTIVEKISFLAWKEEFYHILNEWKLNMNKYDKPHSAQFIQSLIDDYCLVNIVDNDYISPDDQIHSILLSL from the coding sequence ATGAAGATCacagaaaaattagagCAACATAGACAGACCTCTGGCAAGCCCACTTACTCATTCGAGTACTTCGTCCCGAAGACTACACAAGGTGTACAGAACCTGTATGACCGGATGGACCGGATGTACGAGGCTTCTTTGCCCCAATTTATTGACATCACCTGGAATGCAGGCGGTGGACGGTTGTCACATCTGTCCACGGACTTGGTTGCGACAGCGCAGTCTGTGCTTGGTTTGGAAACGTGCATGCACCTTACCTGCACCAATATGCCCATTTCGATGATTGACGACGCTTTAGAAAACGCTTATCACTCCGGTTGCCAGAACATCCTAGCGCTGAGAGGAGATCCTCCTAGGGACGCAGAAAACTGGACTCCCGTTGAAGGTGGCTTCCAGTATGCCAAGGACTTGATTAAGTATATCAAGTCCAAGTACGGTGACCATTTCGCTATCGGCGTTGCCGGCTACCCGGAGTGCCATCCGGAGTTGCCTAACAAAGACGTGAAGCTTGATCTCGAGTATTTGAAGCAGAAGATCGACGCCGGCGGCGACTTCATCATCACTCAGATGTTTTACGATGTtgataatttcatcaactGGTGTTCCCAAGTTAGAGCTGCGGGCATGGACGTGCCCATTATTCCCGGGATCATGCCGATCACTACCTACGCGGCCTTCTTGAGAAGGGCCCAATGGGGCCAAATCTCCATCCCTCAACATTTCTCGTCCCGATTGGATCCTATCAAGGACGATGACGAGTTGGTCCGTGATATCGGAACTAACTTGATCGTGGAAATGTGTCAAAAATTGCTCGACAGTGGTTACGTTTCTCACTTGCACATCTACACCATGAACTTGGAAAAAGCGCCTCTCATGATTCTGGAAAGATTGAACATTCTACCTACGGAATCAGAGTTCAATGCACATCCATTGGCCGTGTTGCCATGGAGAAAATCTTTGAATCCAAAGCGTAAAAACGAGGAAGTCAGACCTATCTTCTGGAAGAGAAGACCTTACTCCTATGTCGCAAGAACCTCTCAATGGGCCGTGGACGAATTCCCCAACGGTAGATTCGGTGATTCGTCTTCTCCTGCGTTCGGTGACTTGGATCTGTGTGGTTCAGACTTGATCAGGCAATCAGCGAACAAATGTCTCGAATTATGGTCCACCCCTACTTCCATCAACGACGTCGCCTTCTTGGTCATCAACTACTTGAATGGAAACTTGAAGTGTTTACCTTGGAGTGATATCCCCATCAATGATGAAATAAATCCAATCAAAGCACACTTGATTGAGCTGAACCAGCATTCTATCATCACTATAAACTCTCAACCTCAAGTCAACGGCATTAGGTCCAATGACAAAATTCATGGTTGGGGACCCAAGGATGGTTACGTTTACCAGAAGCAATATTTGGAATTTATGTTGCCCAAGACTAAGTTGCCCAAGTTGATTGACACCTTGAAAAACAATGAGTTCTTGACCTACTTCGCCATCGACTCTCAAGGTGACCTGCTAAGTAATCATCCAGACAACTCCAAGTCCAACGCTGTGACTTGGGGTATTTTCCCCGGCAgagaaattcttcaacCTACCATTGTCGAGAAAATTTCGTTCTTAGCGTGGAAGGAGGAGTTCTATCATATCTTGAATGAATGGAAACTAAACATGAATAAATACGATAAACCGCATAGTGCCCAATTCATTCAGTCCTTGATTGACGATTACTGCTTGGTCAATATTGTTGACAATGACTACATTTCTCCAGATGATCAAATCCATTCCATCCTACTAAGCCTATAA
- the MON1 gene encoding guanine nucleotide exchange factor MON1 (Subunit of heterodimeric guanine nucleotide exchange factor (GEF); subunit of Mon1-Ccz1 GEF complex which stimulates nucleotide exchange and activation of Ypt7p, a Rab family GTPase involved in membrane tethering and fusion events at late endosome and vacuole; GEF activity is stimulated by membrane association and anionic phospholipids; role in localizing Ypt7p to vacuolar membrane; required for autophagy, CVT pathway, and mitophagy; targeted to vacuole via AP-3 pathway) encodes MNLNESYLDAEIPKGQLKHSKSGNFEGIPIVATTSEPTTSVNLDETFFKKAPIAMPICDDHSVSKSTSVNSLNTTSLASRRSPLQTKKLQAKNNLLSADLAKSNDDTTRALNSPKKDFGPYLDSENDIRSRLAESIYSMETSIRGSELQRRPYVSNEIPNVFKFSKFNSNCKLNESQTLCDKNFFIFTSAGKPIYCMHGKDEQIMSYTGLVNTVISYFQVNGPSELKTISTLTSGKRLTFLDKSPILLMAQSERGESSNELLNQLDFLYSYILSSLSERQLLRLFSKRENFDLRNYLESTDFENLDEICSLICNRMFPDLLLNSLQCLPFNHSSRLKLQNVVLQQLEKRQDIPRGTLLYGLIIAPQNKLCCVLRPRGHTLHTTDLHLLFCLISHQFQNLDETQELWVPICFPKFNSSGFLYCYIKFLPNDTHSNEKSALVLISAQKDAFFSLKSFSDELIIKLEEEKLLKKINTSKGFKLSDIPAPMVHHFIYKSKQNVQYVMPHFEVNSNIALDSSQGLEYELKLKTYYQQLHGTVVRDNGNLLSRSMLNFVRWSSKDNEDLAMDETQMDFSELDEYIIGNSSFKQESVNMVGMAWVTPTFELYLIGNNGIVDKRVLFKSARKVANWCQKHESRLFISDGAVF; translated from the coding sequence ATGAATCTCAATGAAAGCTACCTAGATGCTGAGATACCGAAGGGTCAATTGAAGCATAGTAAAAGTGGGAATTTTGAGGGTATTCCAATCGTGGCAACGACTTCAGAACCAACGACATCGGTTAATCTAGATGAAACATTCTTCAAGAAGGCGCCTATAGCAATGCCAATATGCGATGATCATTCTGTTAGTAAATCTACCTCTGTAAATTCTTTGAATACAACATCTTTGGCATCCAGAAGATCTCCTTtgcaaacaaaaaaattgcaagctaaaaataatttattgTCAGCAGATTTGGCAAAGAGCAATGATGATACAACGAGAGCACTAAACAGTCCAAAAAAGGATTTCGGTCCTTATTTGGACAGCGAGAATGACATCAGGAGTCGCTTGGCCGAAAGCATATATTCTATGGAAACATCTATAAGAGGATCGGAACTACAGAGACGGCCGTACGTAAGTAACGAAATTCCTAATGTATTCAAGTTTTCGAAGTTCAATAGTAACTGCAAGTTAAATGAGAGCCAGACTCTCTGtgacaaaaatttcttcatatTCACGTCAGCGGGTAAACCGATCTATTGCATGCACGGCAAAGATGAACAGATCATGTCATATACAGGGCTCGTTAATACGGTAATAAGCTACTTCCAAGTCAATGGACCATCGGAATTGAAAACTATATCCACTTTAACTTCTGGTAAAAGGCTTACTTTTTTGGATAAATCACCTATATTACTAATGGCTCAATCCGAAAGAGGCGAGTCCTCGAACGAATTGTTGAATCAGTTggattttttatattcgTATATTCTTTCGTCTTTAAGTGAACGCCAATTACTTAGgttattttccaaaagagaaaatttcGACCTGAGAAATTATCTAGAAAGCacagattttgaaaatttagaCGAAATATGTTCACTAATCTGTAACAGAATGTTCCCGGATTTACTATTGAACTCTTTACAATGCTTACCATTTAACCATTCTTCAAGATTAAAGTTGCAGAATGTGGTTTTACAGCAACTGGAGAAAAGGCAGGACATTCCCAGGGGGACCTTACTGTACGGCTTGATAATTGCGCCTCAGAATAAATTGTGCTGTGTTCTTCGACCCAGAGGCCATACTTTACACACTACAGATTTACATCTTCTATTTTGCCTAATATctcatcaatttcaaaatttagaCGAAACTCAGGAACTTTGGGTACCCATTTGTTTTCCCAAGTTCAATTCGAGtggttttctttattgttaTATTAAGTTTCTACCTAATGATACTCACAGCAATGAGAAATCGGCACTAGTATTAATAAGTGCACAAAAGGATGCattcttttcattgaaGTCGTTTAGTGACGAGTTGATTATTAAACTCGAAGAAGAGAagctattgaaaaagataaataCTTCAAAAGGGTTCAAGCTTAGCGATATACCAGCACCAATGGTTCATCATTTCATATATAAATCGAAGCAAAACGTTCAATATGTTATGCCGCACTTCGAAGTCAACAGTAACATCGCACTGGATTCTTCACAGGGGCTAGAATAtgaattgaaattgaagacaTACTACCAACAGTTACATGGCACGGTAGTGAGAGATAATGGCAATTTGTTAAGTAGGTCTATGTTAAATTTTGTTAGATGGAGTTCCAAAGACAATGAGGACTTGGCGATGGACGAAACACAAATGGATTTTTCTGAATTGGATGAGTACATTATTGGAAATTCATCATTCAAACAAGAATCGGTTAATATGGTAGGAATGGCGTGGGTGACGCCCACTTTTGAATTGTATCTGATTGGAAATAATGGGATTGTTGACAAAAGGGTTTTATTCAAGAGTGCGAGAAAAGTAGCTAATTGGTGTCAAAAACACGAGTCGAGACTATTTATAAGTGATGGGGCCGTGTTTTAA